The Desulfonauticus submarinus genome has a segment encoding these proteins:
- a CDS encoding head decoration protein produces the protein MAGILGVEEHEQPAYDLVAGKTFETKKITISSGAGKLVRGTVLGMDRVSCKYKQLNPSASDGTHVAWAILAEDVDATNSDVKTIAYFLGKYRLSGLIWPPSITDQEKKAALRQLQTKGIIVDEDWS, from the coding sequence ATGGCAGGGATACTTGGCGTAGAAGAACATGAACAGCCTGCATATGATCTCGTTGCAGGCAAAACATTTGAAACAAAAAAAATAACGATTTCTTCTGGAGCAGGAAAGTTAGTTAGGGGCACGGTTCTCGGAATGGATCGTGTTTCTTGTAAATATAAACAGCTTAATCCTTCTGCTTCAGACGGGACTCATGTGGCCTGGGCAATACTTGCTGAAGATGTGGATGCGACAAACTCTGATGTTAAGACTATTGCTTATTTTTTAGGCAAATACAGGTTGTCAGGTCTTATATGGCCGCCTTCTATAACAGATCAAGAGAAAAAAGCTGCCCTGCGCCAGCTCCAGACTAAAGGTATAATTGTTGATGAAGATTGGTCATAA
- a CDS encoding major capsid protein yields MDDFFKPTVLTASINEMQSPQMVIYNRIFKGKEKFNPTDKLEFEVLSGSESILRNLTVFEPAQVTGKTGRKVVIVKAPRLADKKFIHTAELNGLRAYGEQLGFELFKQRIAREQKDIRNIIDRTIEYWSANALKGKILDSDYSTVLVDYNLPATHKLTLSGTDLWTDPDSDPLADIREFKRTIEEDSGAAITSWVAFIGYKVMDALLNHEGVRDFLKYDRGSQMAESGRIQRLAEVELIEYNVSFVDSTGTKRRFIDPEEFLLVGECEDVVSVPFAPIVDKNAPGGVGNVVSGKPVMYFSKSWDVEDPDGRWIKAESRPLPALQRPGAVVDAIVV; encoded by the coding sequence ATGGACGATTTTTTTAAGCCAACGGTTTTAACTGCATCCATAAATGAGATGCAAAGCCCACAGATGGTTATATACAACAGAATTTTTAAGGGAAAGGAGAAGTTTAATCCAACAGACAAACTGGAGTTTGAGGTTCTTTCTGGTTCTGAATCTATTTTGAGGAATTTGACTGTTTTTGAACCAGCGCAGGTTACAGGCAAAACTGGCAGAAAGGTGGTAATCGTAAAGGCTCCAAGACTTGCAGACAAAAAATTTATCCATACAGCAGAACTAAATGGACTAAGGGCCTATGGAGAACAGCTTGGGTTTGAGCTTTTTAAACAAAGAATTGCAAGGGAGCAAAAAGACATAAGAAATATAATTGATCGCACAATAGAATACTGGTCTGCAAATGCTCTGAAGGGCAAAATTTTGGATTCAGATTATTCAACTGTGCTTGTTGATTACAACCTTCCAGCAACCCATAAATTAACCTTATCTGGCACAGATCTCTGGACAGATCCAGACTCTGATCCCCTTGCAGACATAAGAGAATTTAAGAGAACAATAGAAGAAGATTCAGGAGCGGCAATTACATCTTGGGTGGCATTTATCGGCTATAAGGTGATGGATGCGCTTTTAAACCATGAGGGGGTAAGAGACTTTCTTAAATATGATCGTGGTTCTCAAATGGCAGAAAGCGGGAGAATACAAAGGCTCGCAGAGGTGGAGCTAATTGAATATAACGTATCTTTTGTAGATAGCACTGGCACAAAAAGAAGATTTATAGACCCAGAGGAATTTTTGCTTGTTGGCGAATGTGAAGATGTTGTGTCTGTTCCCTTTGCTCCCATTGTAGATAAAAACGCTCCTGGTGGAGTAGGAAATGTAGTCTCAGGAAAGCCTGTAATGTACTTCTCAAAATC